The Topomyia yanbarensis strain Yona2022 chromosome 3, ASM3024719v1, whole genome shotgun sequence nucleotide sequence attgcagatgTTCTCCAatgatttttcttgtcaatattgaCGTTTGTGGTACATATGGTAGGTGACACAAACAAttaagcggccaggccaacagTGCAGCGTGAAAGtgaaaatgatttaaaattatacgatagttaaattattcatttaatgaactgACTAAATTCAACGTGGACAactgtaccgaccgtttcaatgtGGTGGGGATATgaaaaatcgttgggagtgacttgacTAAAAGGGGTAAATATCACTGCTTTGGTCCTAGATTCCTAGGaagggacagaagtatttagccctgtcctggctaatgatcctaggttatagcgcccttactcATGCTCTGAAATATCGATAGAGAAAATTGGTGAAATCGGTTAATTCGTACTAAACATAGTGACAAAGACGTCTAAAAATACAATCCAAAAGACAACTCACTTTCGAAAAAATCCATGCGGGACTCCTATGCCTTAATGAGCAGTACAGGATCTTAAAAACAGAAACCCCACGCGGCGTTCGTTACGCGTTGACAGAAAACACGAAGAACACCTCTTTTCTTGTTGCAAGTCTTCATGCCCCATTCCCGTACATGATTTATTATTTCTGATTGACCATGAAATACACATCAACAACAATCGATGTATATTTCACAATAGACCAAAacgacaccgaaaattgattgAGAAACCACTGCTATTTCAATTTGGTTCAAAACAACAATGAGGATTCCTCAAACAAAGCCACGAAAAGAGAGATAGAAACGATAACAAACCATAGCCAGTATCATTAGGAAAATCCTCCGGAACTTTCCAAAATCGCGGCGAGTTGTGTACCACATGAATATATTGAATATACTTATAGTAGTACCTACTGCTCCATAAACAACCTACAGTTTGTTGCGGAATCATCCTTTTATCAACTCCAGCTCACAGTAAACCATCTGTAGGGGCGAGCACAGCGTAGTTGTTAAATCATTTgtcttatacgcagctcacctgggttcgattcccaaccccgcacatagggttataaatttttctaaagagatttctctaatccgacagagaggcgaatgacccttcgGTTAAAaactctataataaaaaaaatcatctgtTTCGACGTCTTGTTTCTCTCAGAAGCACCGCGGGTAGGTCTTCATTCGCTAGCTAGTCCTCAGAGATACCTACCACGATAATCTTCGGCGAAGGAGAAAGATCCTTTTCAAACAACAAATTCATCTTCTTTCGCGCTTCCAGCGATCAATTCCTGGCCAACCACAATGGACCTAGTATCTgactaagagaagagaagacaatcgcgtagctaatttgatctagtcctaacctcaatattgaaccagcttctgattggtcattttgccagtcatgagcgttcattatatttacaatcggaatggaaaacagtgctgctgaatctattctggttatttttcatacacatcaacatttcgtgcaaattgaataaaagacctgaatgacgatatagttacgtgtattgttaagagagacatgaataaatatttaatttaatttttaaatgcagctagcattgtaaattcttggtagaggtgcgatcttttaggtacaattactttcagaaattgtaaaaAGCATTCAAAGgaaatctggcaacgatgaacgcttgttgtcttcagatttacggcagggccaagtcgagaaaattaagaagagcaagaagcctgttgtcgtctcttctcttaggtatctagggccccttacacgtacaataaaagtgtcattactaagtaatgacattactaaaaTTGTATGAAAAATCCATCATTActcaccttacacgatcattaaaagtgacattactgctcagtaatgacattactagcgcCTCGTGTAAGGGGCCCTTCTGACATTAAAATTGGTATCCATCTTTCAACCGGAATATGATTAACAGGTAGATTTCCCGAAGGCACTCTCCCTCTGCCAGCTTCGAATGACGCACTGAGGCAGGGTAAACGTTGATAGAACCATGTGTGTTTCCATTTCACAGCACATCGCGACGagtatatatttttataaacatcGTTAATTATGATATATTCTCAAACTTATACAAACAATAAGCTAATTACATTACCAtgatcaaaatttttatttcgcaCAGTATTAGTAGCTCGAATCGATTATTATTAGCATTACTATAAATTGACTACGGTATAGCACGAAATTACACAAATATATTATATTGTCACAGTTACGTCACCTAGCGGTTAGAATTAaataggtgacgtgactgtgagaatagggccgcAGCAGTTTCTTCACGCAATTAGCATTATCTCTTAATCTCCGTATCTCAATCTGCACCAGTATTATTGGTAATAACTCTGGAATTAGGCGTACATTTTATTCAATGGATCATTAAAATCATCTTTTTCACGCTCACCCATAGGAACGCTCTTCGGAAAGCGCATCTGATGATGTGTTGAGTGCTATCCTCAAAATAGGCGCGTCAGAAAGCTGTTCCTGTATCCTCTGCAGAATCGttgcattatttttttcttgccATCCTCGATCAGTTCCCGTAGATTGCGGTATTGGATTAGTGGATATATAATGCCGAACAATGGTTCGAGCGTTGTCCAGCATACCTCTGGATCGCTGCATAACTTGATCGCCTAAGCGAACTGGAAACGTTACATAGTAATGTATCTGTTCGGCCACATTCAGTAAGCCTTCCTTGACAGAGTTTACAGCGTTATCGGTTCTGTCTTTAACTGCTGTCTTTGCCTGCTCAAAGAGGGCTTCCTCACGCGCAATCAGAGCTTTTTGAGCATCAATAGCCCGAGTGATAATCCATCCGTGTGACAAGTTGAAAGTGCACAGGTAACTGAGAATTAGTGTCAACACTAGTGTTCTATACAACATTTTGGAACGGCTGTAAATTACACAAGTTAAGCAAAGGAAGGTTTGAATTCAACTGAGGGTTCCATGCTGAAATGGCAAACATATTTATTACCTGTATTCTGGGTTAACTCGTTTTGTTGTATTCCTGGAGCAAACTAACAATTTCCATTACTCCAAACGAGTTTTCGTACAGCAAAACATATTGTATAACGAAGTGGTTTCTTAATAACAATACATATCATCATTAACAGACAGAAACCAATAGCGCTAAAAGGCTGTTTTTCTTAGCTAGGTAcccacggctcacagaaagtaTGTG carries:
- the LOC131691679 gene encoding uncharacterized protein LOC131691679 — translated: MLYRTLVLTLILSYLCTFNLSHGWIITRAIDAQKALIAREEALFEQAKTAVKDRTDNAVNSVKEGLLNVAEQIHYYVTFPVRLGDQVMQRSRGMLDNARTIVRHYISTNPIPQSTGTDRGWQEKNNATILQRIQEQLSDAPILRIALNTSSDALSEERSYGVITNNTGAD